The window CACTGGGTCGGGATTGAGAAAAGAAGTTTTTCAATTGGACAAGTAGCAGTGGTTTCAGCAAACATGTAGATtagcttcattttttaaaaattctagcCATGGTTAATCAAGGTTTTTGTTTGGAATAATAGTGTATAAGCAATAGAAAATATCAGATTTGAAAAAGGTAGGGTGAGGTGAAGTAGTAGGAATGGGGAGTGATGTTAGGAGTGTATAGCAGGCAGTCCAGCATCTGAACGGATAAGAAAAAACCCTCAGTTTGGTGGTGGAAAGCCTAGACCTGGATTTCCTCAGCCTCAGTTCTCTTTACTCAGTCACAGATTTTCTTATCTTAACTGGTCTATCACGTAAGCCTCACTGTCATTACGATCACAGAGGCGGAAGGTGTTTGATGCACTTATTGCTATGTCGGAAATCATTTGTTCATCTGTGATTTGATGAAAATCTCTCCAGCTTGCCACACCCACAGTCTTGATGGTTCCCAAAAGGACCAATGTGAGGAGTGAAAGGAGGTCTCTCTGCCAGGGAACCATAGGCTATTGTGTAGACTTAGGCTAAAGGACCATTCGTATGTTTTTGTAATTTGGGAGATGGAAAGTAGAGTTGGTATTGGGTACAATCGTTGAACAAAAGCTTTCCAATACCACAGAGTCTGGAGACCTTCTTTCCATGACATGACACCACTTCCCGAACATGTCCTGAAATCCCCCATTGAGGATCAGTTTGCCAGGTTTTGGTACCACTGCAATGCATTGCTCTACATCGTTATAAACCTTTTTCTCTTCAATGGTGCTTGTCTTCTAGGTGCATTATAGAAATCTTGTTGCCAAACAAGATTTTAAGAATAGACCAGACCACTTCTGTCTTTCTCAATTATTCAGGATCGGGCAATTTATACAACCTTTCCCTTGTGAGTTAACATGGGCCCAGCTGGCTCGGAAAACTGTGGTAAAGAAGGAATGGCACTCGTCTCTTCAGGGAGCTGGATTTTCTTTCAGGACCTCGGGAAATCTCACAGAGCCCAATTTGTTAGAAAAACAACTTACCCGCCAGTTCTGTGAATGCGAACATCCTGTATGAATCATCAGGGTTTCTGTCTGAGGTCTCCGTTCCTATCCAAAAGGAGACTAACAAGGAAAAATGTTTGTTAAAGGAGACTATGGTTACTCTTGAAGATTGGTTTGCTGTTGGCATTGCTATTTTGGTGTACTTTTGGATTTGGAGCCAATGGCTTAGTATTTGTGGGAGAGTAGGTTAGTCCCTGGAGGGAAGTTAGCTGCATCTTATCGTGTGGCTTGGGGATAGGGAAACTGTGCCTGGAAGCTCACCTCAAGGCAGGCAGCCCTggaaaacagcatagcctagtagagaaagcatacacctgggagtcagaggacctgagttctcatcccagttctgccactgtcctgctgtgtgactttggccaagccactccacctctctttgcctcagttttctcatctgtaaaatggggattcagtacctgttctccctcccatttgtaTTGTGAGCCTGAtgacaggcagggactgtgtccaagctgattatctcacatctgcCCAGATATGGACACTCaatgaacatttaacaaatattgttattgatGTCATTATTAAGGCCAATTAGGGCTACTCACTCATATTAGACAGAAACAATCTGGAAGTAAGACCCTTCTGAGAAGAACCAGACAAGGCTTACTCTTGATTTAAATGATCAAGAAACCAGATGCAGTAACTATTTATACACATTTACAAATTTTAAGCATTCCGGCACCTAAATTCTCATGAGGAGGCCTGAAAGAGCACTGCCATAGGCTCCAAAATTAGCAGTGGGGTTCCCAATCCAACCTAACAAATCCAAAATGTTTAAGAGACTGGTAAGGCTAGGAATTCAGAACCAATGACTGAAGTGGTAGGGGAAGGAAACTCAGGACAATGAAAGAGGAAGTTGCGGGGGAAAGGATTATTTCTGGAAATTCAACTATAGGCCACAGGGAGGCTGTGAAATTCTGGCCTGTGATACTTTCTCCTTTCACCCAAACTgggtttttcctctgcttcctgcttctcttccttgtctTCTTTTCTCATATGAGTTTTCtgcaggagaaaaataaaaaataggcAAAATAAAGTCTAAAGAAATAAGGAGGTAGAAGGCATAAATTTGTGAGGAGGTAGAAGGTATGAGTAACTCCGGCCTAGTTTCCCCAAAGTCTAAGACATACATTGTAGTGGAAGAATTCGATAAGATCAGAGGAGCAAAGATATGCAATTCAGAGTATTTGGATAtcttctttctccatttttcttctctctgccttgccCTCTTCTTTTGCTTTTCCCCTTTCACAGGCTAACCTCTTTTACTAAATGGGGTTATGGGTAAGACACACTGCTACTTCCTTTCTCGATTAATCAGACAGGGACCCATTAGCAAGAAAACACATTTTAAACACATTTTGTTTGAAAAAGATTACGTTTTTTACCCATGACTTTTCAAAGATGTCTTCACAATAAGGAGAATACGTGGCTAATGAACCGTGTCCCGCTGTATGGTCAGAGATGCATGTTTACAACCTGAAATTGTCTTTTAGTAAGAGATTTAAATGAATCAGGTAACTGGTGCACAAATACAATGGTTTGTTCCAGTCAGGATCTTGCTgcagagccccttgtgggacagggactgcatctaatctcATTgtattgaatctactccagcacttagcacagtgcttagcacatagcaagcacttaacaaatattacaattaaatgactattattattattaccctgaaatTCTGGCCCAAACTAATTAATCTCAACATGAGTGGGCATTAGTACTGCCAAAAGAGACTTCAAATCACttggaaataaaaatgaaaacttgtgctgcttctttaggtctattaagaatcaattaatcagtatctGGGTACAGGGGGCATTATTAAGAAATCACCATAGAATGGGCTGAGTCCCAGCAAATACTGAAAAACTCCATCATATGGTTTCCCTGTGGAGAGACATTCTAATAAGACAGTTGAGATATGTGTTAGTACATTTAGTCTCACTGTGAAAAGTTCAGTTAAATGGTGAAACAAGGTCAAAAGAAACTTGTCACGTAAAGAAAGTCATTTCTGGGAAGATTTTTTAACTTGCCCCCATTTTTAACTcctttgtgaagcagcatgacctcgtggaaagaacacaggaatgggagttaagggacctgggttctaatcatagctgcTCCCCCTGCCTGATGTGTCCACTGGTAAATCGCTTAATTTTTCAGGGTCtagagttacctcatctctaaaatggtcattaaatatctgctctccccttgCTTAGACTTATAAGCCTCAagtagggtagggactgtatctgatatgattatattttatttattccacttcttagcacagtactttgcacctagtaaacccttaacaaatattatttccaGAGATTTAAATGTCACGAACGATCTGTTGCTTAAATTTCTTGTACCTTATAAAACTAGCACGGTGTACTTCTGCATGGCCATTTCTATATTACATCACAGATTAAAACTGAAGTGTTTCAGATATTTAAATACACATTAAAATCTACAGAGTGTATCAACATGATTCTATTAAAACTATTTTCAAACCACGGCATTCAATAACACGCAAGGCAATATTTTTTCACAACACAACCAATATAAAAATCTGAAAAATATCATCAATTTATTTGTTAACTAATATTCTCTTATAGGTATGTATTCAGAATATACTTTCTATAAAGTCTTTCCTGAGGTATTTTTGGAGGTTTTGGTTTGTTCTTCTTTTTGTACTATTGGATATAAGGTCTccgattatcttttttttaagtgattataAAGGTCCTACAGcatattttattttatgatataGGTCACCATTAATGCCAGGTAAAGAGTGGGAACTGAAAAAACAGGGCCATGGAGCAAGCCTTACCACAAATACTGCATTTGTAGAATTGGTTACATacaatttttaaatatttgtctTCTGTAAAAAATGGATTTTATGGCTAAGAGTCCAAAAGGTACAGTGAAGCATTTCGGAATGTAATAGATGAGAGTGTGAGATAAATGATACGAAGGAAAAAGCCAAAATTCTTGACGGCTATATAtagctatgtatatatatatatgtgtgtgtgtgtgcgcgcgcgcatatgtatatatatatatatacacattgtaTTGCCTTCAAAAGCAACTGTCCATGTTATCATCAGTCCACTGTGTAAATATTTCTACTAATCTGTTTTGGAAGAGCAAATATCTTTCAAGGTTTCAAGTTCGTCCATAAGCTTCTTGTTCTGAACTTCAAGCACTGCAACACGACTCTCCAGACATTTTACATATTCTTTCTTTCTTCGACGACATTCTTTAGCAGCTTCCCTGCAATGAGCAGAAGCAAAAAGGGCGaacaaacaaagaaacaaaaaaaccatTTGCATGCTGTTGGAAAACATGGGTCGAAAAAAGCCCGGATTAATTTTGTGAGCACAGTTGCATTCCCAACTTCGAAACAACACTCCCAATTGGTTTTCAAACACTAAGCAAAACGGGATTCATAAGGGTCATGAGTGTCCCTTTCCACAAGTCCACATGGCAACTGGTAGAACTGCTTCATCTCATGCCGTGATTAGAGTTCACAGTAAACAAGGTCCAAGCCACAGACAGTTACTCTGCTTTGTGGCAATAAAGATCTTTTAGGGCCTTGAGTTCCTCAATGAGagtcttgttttggttttcaaGTACAGCCACACGATTTTCAAGACATTTGACATACTCCTTCTTCTTCCTGCGACATTCCCGAGCAGCTTCCCTGGAACCAACACAAGGCAAATAACTACAGGTACAACCTCGGCACAACAAAGACTGGTCCAATGAAGTGATcttttgcccccccaccccaaaatccaCAACCGCTCAATCCTGATCAAATTTGTTCCACAATCACAGCCAAGCCAGGTTACTTTTTAAGACAACAGGAACAACTTGTGAATGCACTGAATTGGCCCCCATCTGGGACTAGCTCTCACAGAGATCATATTAAGTCAATTGCATTCCACTGCACAAAACCATAAGGCCACCTAACCAGCTGCATTTCTATCATTAAAATTTACAGATCCTTTCAAAccactcattcagtcaaatttccAGTCATCTTAACTTGAACAAAATATTGGCAAAAATGAATCGTCAAAAGACACAGTACCAAAGAAGGAGCTTATTCTCTTtagactgaagcccagggaaaatATAACAGGACCAATCCACTTTTTACATAAAACAGAAACAGTTTGCTCAATTGCAAGGACACCACTTGAGAATGCAGATGACAAGACACATGCTGTTCTGCAGAGGGACACATTTTGATAATAAGAGTAATGGGAGATAAAGATGAAACTCAATCATCAAAATGTTAAAAATGGCACCTAAAAtagacattgattgactgacatgagAATTCACAATGAGAAGGTGAATGGAGATATTTCAGCAGTGTATGCCAAGACTTTGCTTTCCTAATTGCATGTATTAACTTCCATTAGTTGTAAAAGCACCACAGACATGCAGAAGAGAACAGACCCACATAAAAGCCGACCAGCAGCCAAAGCAACAGAAACAGCAAAACCAATGAGCATTTAGGTGAGCATTTCACACCCTACAAAAAGAAAATAATGTAGCCAAAGTGTACAAAGAGTTACACATAACCCCCTTTCTATCAGCAGACAAATTCTAGAATCAAATCTCCAGCCAACATTTTGGAACACGTTTTCTCTGTGATATATCTTTCCCACTTAATACTTTTAAAACACTCTCCCTTTTTAAATGatgcaaaacaaaataaaaaacccaaTTATGACAGTACTCTCTAAGCATTCGAATATGAAATTTTATCTAAATGAATCTCCTCTGCTGGGTGTTCAGGGTGACACTACCTGATGCACAGATAACTTTCTGCTTTAAAATATGGATGGATTATTTTTCCCTTGAAAGGAGATCTTGTACCATAAAGATCAACATAACACCTAGTTCCTGGCCAGAAAACAAAGAACTCACCCTGTCAAAAGTGTTCAGACTTCTCAACTGGTttcaagaaatggaaaaaaataaattggatTTAATCTCATAGAGAAGTGTATTTATTTCAAATCAACTACATAATGCATAATGAATAGTTATTTTTAAAAGTTAAGAATATTCATAAATTGCTATTTCAGAAGAAAATTTGAATAATCTTTATTGGATTTATGTTTATTCTAAAAAGCACTTTCTTATTACAAAATTACTGCAGCCATTCTAGATTGTAAGGAAGTTAATAAAACAATGTCACAGATTAACCAAAAAGAAGCAATCTAATTTATTCAGatggcagtcatatttattctattAGAATATTTGTTCTATTTTGCATGATGCACAATGCTCTTTAAGCATCATTTAAGCATAATGCTCTTTGAGGATCCTGAGACAAGACATCCATTTTAAATATTTCTTGCAACATATTCCCAAACTCTGCACAATTAAGTTCAGACTTCCAAGAATAACATTACCAATGACCTCAGCAGAAGAGGGAGCATTCTTCAGACTCAATGGAAACACTTGCTGGGCCCATTTAAAGATGACTCGGTTTTCACCCCCTGCATTAACTTGTATGGCTTCCTCAAAATGCCGAAGAAATAGGTAGAAAAGATGAAGAAGCCAAGGAAAGATCCTGAAGCACCATAAGCCATCCTGAGTTCTGTGGGCAGGTTCCCACTGGGAGGAATAGAGTGGCCAAAGACTACGCGATAGATGGATGGCTAAGGCTATTTTCTGAAGACTGTGCTTGAGAGAGAGGGTCACCTCCACTGACAGTTGCCTTTCTAAGCCCAGGCCTTATTGGCTAACTGACCAATCAACACGCGGAAGAGTCTACTGCTGGTGtcatttctcctctagactgtaagttcgttgagggcagggacgggtctcccatctctgttgtactgttctcacccaagcacttagtaaaagtgctcaataaatgctactgattgattattttgtgAACATGCATTATACAGAAGGTTGATTTTAGATCTTTTATAGCATTGCTTCTCTGTTAACAAGTGAGGTGAAAATCAGCCCCTGATCACTGAGTTCAAGAATGAAGACATTTTATGAACTCTTACATTCAAAAGTTAGTATAACTGAGCCAAAGAGTTGTGAGCCCTTTAAATATCCAAGGCTCAGGATGCATCTTATCAGGAGCATTTTGAGTATGATGCCATAGTTGGCAACCCCAGAACTTCTGCAATTCCCCTGACCAGAGGGTCTCCAAGGAAGGCAATATCAGACCAGACTTCCCTGGGCTCCCGACATGGGCTCAACTCAGGGAGGAACTCTATGACCTTCAGCTCCTTGGTTTCTGGGTGAGTCTGAGGAGACAATTCCCCCATGAAATAAAACACAATCAAGAAACACAATACAAAGACTACTAAATAGAAAGCAAACTAATAAAAGAAGCCTGCCAATGAGATACAAGGGAAAATCTGACTTTCTGAATGCTTAGTTCAAACATTGCCCTACCCTCACAGATACATTTATAGGTGCTAAAAGAGGACTTGATAAGCCTTTCAACTTCTTTAGAAGATGAAGGAAAAAGGCAAATTGAATATTGTCCTTGGAGGAGAATACCGAGCCAGGCACCACACTGAAAAATGAGTGATAGATCAAGCTGGATATTACCCCTGGCAACTGTCAGGAATGAACACCCTGCTGGTGAAGTGGTTTTAACAGCTCAGAAATTTGAGCCCCGCCAATCTGACTTTCATCACCTTTGGGGAGCCCAGGCCGAAATGTCACTTCACACTTAGATGAAATACCTTCAACATGAGGCTACTgctaaatattaaaataaaaccaTCCTAAAAAAGCTCTTCGTGAATAACTGTGAAGAGAACCATTAGTCTCTCCACTGGTTTTGCATTCTTCCAGCAAAACATTCTTACCTATTTTTCATAAGTCTCAGTTCTCGCTTGCGGGTGGCTTCTTCTGCCAGCTGCTGTGGACTGTGCAGACTTCCTGGGGAGGCTGCCATCACAACTCCCTGTGGCAAAGCGGTAGAGGGAGTTCGGATCTGGTAGGTTGGCATGTCACCAGTGGCGGCTGTAATGAAACAGAATATTATAAAACAGTCACACAATTCAGCCATTCAACTCTATGTATAACTTAACCGAAAATGGGTTTCTGAAAACATCAGACTTCTGCTTAGCAAGCGCCTGCGTggcagcagcacggcttagtggagagagcatggggttgggagtcaggagacctgggttctaatcccagctctgcc is drawn from Ornithorhynchus anatinus isolate Pmale09 chromosome 13, mOrnAna1.pri.v4, whole genome shotgun sequence and contains these coding sequences:
- the CREM gene encoding cAMP-responsive element modulator isoform X12 — translated: MLNCDRERRKSCMQKPNMAVTGDETAATGDMPTYQIRTPSTALPQGVVMAASPGSLHSPQQLAEEATRKRELRLMKNREAAKECRRRKKEYVKCLESRVAVLEVQNKKLMDELETLKDICSSKTD
- the CREM gene encoding cAMP-responsive element modulator isoform X14, with product MPTYQIRTPSTALPQGVVMAASPGSLHSPQQLAEEATRKRELRLMKNREAAKECRRRKKEYVKCLESRVAVLEVQNKKLMDELETLKDICSSKTD
- the CREM gene encoding cAMP-responsive element modulator isoform X13 — protein: MLNCDRERRKSCMQKPNMAVTGDETAATGDMPTYQIRTPSTALPQGVVMAASPGSLHSPQQLAEEATRKRELRLMKNREAARECRRKKKEYVKCLENRVAVLENQNKTLIEELKALKDLYCHKAE
- the CREM gene encoding cAMP-responsive element modulator isoform X15; protein product: MPTYQIRTPSTALPQGVVMAASPGSLHSPQQLAEEATRKRELRLMKNREAARECRRKKKEYVKCLENRVAVLENQNKTLIEELKALKDLYCHKAE